The following are encoded in a window of Nocardioides houyundeii genomic DNA:
- a CDS encoding DUF1731 domain-containing protein, whose translation MGGGSGPGVRRRRAGLHPADRPGDGPALPPLKQLLPLFRAGLGARLGRGDQYFPLVSLRDWLGSVSFLAESRDVSGAFNICCPSTPTNRAFTRALADSVNRPAFLAVPARLISIAAGAMAPEVLGSVNAKPEALERAGYDFEDLDVADVLAAGLSARP comes from the coding sequence GTGGGAGGAGGCAGCGGCCCCGGCGTCCGCCGCCGGCGCGCGGGTCTGCATCCTGCGGACCGCCCCGGTGATGGACCGGCACTCCCCCCGCTCAAGCAGCTGCTGCCGCTCTTCCGGGCGGGGCTCGGGGCTCGCCTGGGACGGGGCGACCAGTACTTCCCGCTGGTCTCGCTGCGCGACTGGCTCGGCTCGGTGTCCTTCCTCGCCGAGTCCCGCGACGTCTCCGGTGCCTTCAACATCTGCTGCCCCAGCACGCCCACCAACCGCGCGTTCACCCGGGCGCTGGCCGACTCCGTCAATCGGCCCGCCTTCCTCGCCGTGCCGGCTCGGCTCATCTCGATCGCCGCCGGAGCCATGGCCCCGGAGGTGCTGGGCTCGGTCAACGCCAAGCCCGAGGCCCTGGAGCGGGCCGGCTACGACTTCGAGGACCTCGACGTCGCCGACGTGCTCGCAGCCGGGCTCTCAGCCCGGCCCTGA
- the gcvT gene encoding glycine cleavage system aminomethyltransferase GcvT, with protein MSSTPDSSKPEASGSGPQLKQSPLHDRHLALGAKLAEFGGWSMPLEYAAGVIKEHTAVRESVGVFDVSHLGKAMVSGPGAAAHVNATLSNDLAKIRPGKAQYTLCCDEATGGIVDDLIAYYVDDEHVLLVPNAANAAEVVRRLQASAPEGVTVVDHHDDYAVLAVQGTRSDEVLEAIGLPAGHEYMSFVEAPWRDPDGPAVVVCRTGYTGERGYELLMRNEVAGEVWDAILAAGQEHGMLPCGLGSRDTLRTEMGYPLHGQDITVEVTPVQAGLGWAVGWKKERFWGRDALVAEKEAGPKRLLRGLVATGRGIPRPGMSVSLTRDVPLCEVTSGTFSPTLRKGIGLALVPTLVAPDAQVGVDVRGRREIFQLVKPPFVDTSVKES; from the coding sequence ATGTCCTCGACCCCCGACTCGTCGAAGCCCGAAGCCTCCGGATCCGGCCCGCAGCTCAAGCAGTCGCCGCTGCACGACCGGCACCTGGCGCTGGGCGCCAAGCTGGCCGAGTTCGGCGGCTGGTCGATGCCGCTGGAGTACGCCGCGGGGGTCATCAAGGAGCACACGGCCGTACGGGAGTCCGTGGGCGTCTTCGACGTCTCCCACCTGGGCAAGGCGATGGTGAGCGGCCCCGGTGCCGCCGCGCACGTCAACGCCACGCTCTCCAACGACCTCGCCAAGATCCGCCCGGGCAAGGCGCAGTACACCCTGTGCTGCGACGAGGCGACCGGCGGCATCGTCGACGACCTCATCGCCTACTACGTCGACGACGAGCACGTGCTGCTGGTGCCCAACGCCGCCAACGCCGCCGAGGTGGTGCGCCGGCTGCAGGCCTCGGCGCCGGAGGGCGTCACGGTGGTGGACCACCACGACGACTACGCGGTGCTCGCGGTCCAGGGCACCCGCTCCGACGAGGTGCTGGAGGCGATCGGCCTTCCGGCGGGCCACGAGTACATGTCCTTCGTCGAGGCTCCCTGGAGGGACCCCGACGGCCCCGCGGTGGTGGTCTGCCGCACCGGCTACACCGGTGAGCGCGGCTATGAGCTGCTGATGCGCAACGAGGTCGCTGGCGAGGTCTGGGACGCGATCCTCGCCGCCGGGCAGGAGCACGGCATGCTGCCCTGCGGCCTGGGCTCGCGCGACACCCTGCGCACCGAGATGGGCTACCCGCTGCACGGGCAGGACATCACCGTCGAGGTGACCCCCGTCCAGGCGGGGCTGGGTTGGGCGGTCGGCTGGAAGAAGGAGCGCTTCTGGGGCCGGGACGCGCTCGTGGCCGAGAAGGAGGCCGGGCCCAAGCGCCTGCTCCGTGGCCTGGTGGCCACCGGGCGGGGCATTCCCCGTCCGGGCATGTCGGTCTCGCTGACCCGGGACGTCCCGCTGTGCGAGGTCACCTCGGGCACCTTCAGCCCGACCCTGAGGAAGGGCATCGGCCTGGCCCTGGTGCCGACCCTGGTGGCCCCCGACGCCCAGGTGGGTGTGGACGTTCGCGGTCGCCGTGAGATCTTCCAGCTGGTCAAGCCCCCGTTCGTCGACACGTCCGTCAAGGAGTCCTGA
- a CDS encoding PhzF family phenazine biosynthesis protein: MHDFRQVDVFSAEPLRGNPVAVVHAADDLTEEQMRAFARWTNLSETTFLLAPTTAEADYRLRIFTPGGELPFAGHPTLGSAHAWLEAGGQAQHAERVVQECGAGLVTIRRGERLAFAAPPLLRSGPADAETVRAIARALRIEPSEVVAAQWVDNGPGWVAARLRDADAVLALDPDYVAMADLDLGVVGLYPPGGEVSIEVRGFAPELAVPEDPVTGSLNAGVAQWLIGSGVLPPSYVAAQGTALGRAGRVHVDQVGDTTWVGGDTSTTISGTLRLR, encoded by the coding sequence ATGCATGACTTCCGACAGGTCGACGTCTTCTCCGCCGAGCCGCTGAGGGGCAACCCGGTGGCGGTGGTACACGCGGCGGACGACCTCACCGAGGAGCAGATGCGGGCGTTCGCGCGCTGGACCAACCTGAGCGAGACCACCTTCCTGCTGGCTCCCACCACCGCTGAGGCCGACTACCGGCTGCGTATCTTCACCCCCGGCGGGGAGCTGCCGTTCGCCGGGCACCCGACGCTGGGCTCGGCGCACGCGTGGCTCGAGGCGGGGGGCCAGGCTCAGCACGCCGAGCGTGTGGTGCAGGAGTGCGGCGCCGGCCTGGTCACCATCCGGCGCGGGGAACGGCTCGCCTTCGCGGCTCCGCCGCTGCTGCGCAGCGGGCCCGCCGACGCGGAGACCGTGCGCGCGATCGCCCGCGCGCTGCGCATCGAGCCCTCGGAGGTCGTGGCGGCCCAGTGGGTCGACAACGGTCCCGGCTGGGTGGCGGCCCGGCTCCGCGACGCCGACGCCGTGCTGGCCCTGGACCCCGACTACGTCGCGATGGCCGACCTCGACCTGGGCGTGGTCGGGCTGTACCCGCCGGGCGGAGAGGTCTCCATCGAGGTCCGCGGGTTCGCCCCCGAGCTCGCCGTCCCCGAGGACCCGGTCACCGGGTCGCTGAACGCCGGCGTGGCCCAGTGGCTGATCGGCAGCGGCGTGCTGCCCCCGTCCTACGTCGCGGCCCAGGGCACCGCGCTGGGCCGGGCGGGACGCGTCCACGTGGACCAGGTGGGGGACACCACCTGGGTGGGCGGGGACACCAGCACCACGATCTCGGGAACCCTCCGTCTCAGGTGA
- a CDS encoding leucyl aminopeptidase family protein: MLGVGRGSDAPPRLVRLEYAPEAASTHLALVGKGITFDSGGLTIKPGSSMTTMKSDMAGAAAVLQATFAIAALGLPIKVTAWAPMAENMVSGDAARPGDVLTIRGGTTVEVLNTDAEGRLVLADALAMAVEEQPDLVVDVATLTGAMVMALGEKVCGVVGTDDVVAQVIAAGTRAGEAHWAMPIPEEMSERIRSSKVADLAQHDWVRWGGGLYAAAFLREFTAGLPWAHLDIAGPSFNSGGPFGDWTSGGTGFAVTTLVDLARDLAATAGSGVQDSSTVSGD, translated from the coding sequence ATCCTCGGCGTGGGCCGCGGCTCGGACGCGCCGCCGCGGCTGGTCAGGCTGGAGTACGCCCCCGAGGCCGCCAGCACCCACCTGGCCCTGGTCGGCAAGGGCATCACCTTCGACTCCGGCGGGCTGACCATCAAGCCCGGCAGCTCGATGACCACCATGAAGTCCGACATGGCCGGCGCCGCCGCCGTGCTCCAGGCCACGTTCGCGATCGCGGCGCTGGGTCTGCCGATCAAGGTCACGGCCTGGGCCCCGATGGCCGAGAACATGGTCTCCGGTGACGCGGCGCGACCCGGCGACGTCCTGACGATCAGGGGCGGCACGACCGTCGAGGTCCTCAACACCGACGCTGAGGGACGGCTGGTGCTCGCCGACGCCCTCGCCATGGCGGTCGAGGAGCAGCCCGACCTCGTCGTCGACGTCGCAACCCTCACCGGCGCGATGGTGATGGCGCTGGGCGAGAAGGTCTGCGGCGTCGTCGGCACCGACGACGTCGTCGCCCAGGTCATCGCCGCCGGCACCCGCGCTGGGGAGGCGCACTGGGCCATGCCGATCCCGGAGGAGATGAGCGAGCGGATCCGGAGCAGCAAGGTCGCCGACCTCGCCCAGCACGACTGGGTCCGCTGGGGCGGGGGGCTGTACGCCGCCGCTTTCCTGCGCGAGTTCACCGCGGGCCTGCCCTGGGCGCACCTCGACATCGCCGGACCGTCCTTCAACTCCGGCGGTCCGTTCGGGGACTGGACCTCGGGAGGCACCGGGTTCGCGGTGACCACCCTGGTGGACCTGGCCCGCGACCTCGCGGCCACGGCTGGTTCCGGGGTCCAGGACTCCTCGACCGTCTCGGGCGACTAG
- a CDS encoding aspartate/glutamate racemase family protein, translated as MTTLGILGGMSWHSTVDYYTHINEAVARERGGHHSAELLLASMDFGTVRALQVAGDWDGAGRLLGDAARRLQGAGAEAVLIATNLMHKVAPAVEAAVDVPLLHIGDAVGHAATAAGYGTLGVVGTRWVMEEPFYGDRLGAHGLACVVPGAEDRQVLDEVIFSELTLGVVREESRATFARVLQDLASRGAEAVVLACTEIQLLVRPEDSPVPLIDSMAVHAAYAAQVALGEPARPAG; from the coding sequence CCCACATCAACGAGGCCGTGGCCCGCGAGCGCGGTGGACACCACAGCGCCGAGCTGCTGCTGGCCTCGATGGACTTCGGGACGGTGCGCGCACTGCAGGTCGCCGGCGACTGGGACGGCGCCGGCCGGCTGCTGGGCGACGCCGCCCGCAGGCTCCAGGGTGCGGGGGCCGAGGCCGTACTGATCGCCACCAACCTGATGCACAAGGTGGCGCCGGCGGTGGAAGCCGCCGTTGACGTCCCGCTGCTCCACATCGGCGACGCGGTCGGCCACGCGGCGACCGCTGCCGGCTACGGCACGCTCGGGGTCGTGGGCACGCGCTGGGTGATGGAGGAGCCGTTCTACGGCGACCGACTGGGCGCCCACGGACTCGCCTGCGTGGTGCCCGGCGCGGAGGACCGGCAGGTGCTGGACGAGGTGATCTTCTCCGAGCTGACCCTGGGCGTGGTCCGGGAGGAGTCCCGGGCGACCTTCGCCCGGGTGCTGCAGGACCTCGCGTCCCGCGGCGCGGAGGCGGTGGTGCTGGCCTGCACCGAGATCCAGCTGCTGGTGCGGCCCGAGGACAGCCCGGTCCCGCTGATCGACTCGATGGCCGTGCACGCGGCGTACGCGGCGCAGGTCGCCCTCGGCGAGCCCGCCCGCCCAGCCGGCTAG
- a CDS encoding thymidylate synthase — MQQYLDLLQRILDDGVEKSDRTGTGTLSVFGHQMRFDLSQGFPLVTTKKVHTRSIFGELLWFLRGDTNVKWLQDRGISIWDEWADQNGDLGPVYGAQWRSWPTPGGQHIDQIAQVVQQIRDNPDSRRHIVSAWNVADIGDMALAPCHTMFQFYVAPSATGPGRLSCQLYQRSGDVFLGVPFNIASYALLTHMVAQVTGLEVGDFVHTLGDAHLYLNHLDQARLQLTREPRPLPRLELDRAVTELDAFDLEHISVHGYDPHPGIKAPIAV; from the coding sequence GTGCAGCAGTACCTCGACCTCCTCCAGCGGATCCTCGACGACGGCGTCGAGAAGTCCGACCGCACCGGCACCGGCACGCTCAGCGTCTTCGGGCACCAGATGCGCTTCGACCTCTCCCAGGGGTTCCCGCTGGTGACCACGAAGAAGGTGCACACCCGCAGCATCTTCGGCGAGCTGCTGTGGTTCCTGCGCGGGGACACCAACGTCAAGTGGCTCCAGGACCGCGGCATCTCCATCTGGGACGAGTGGGCGGACCAGAACGGCGACCTCGGGCCGGTGTACGGCGCCCAGTGGCGGTCCTGGCCCACCCCGGGCGGGCAGCACATCGACCAGATCGCCCAGGTGGTCCAGCAGATCCGGGACAACCCGGACAGCCGCCGCCACATCGTGAGCGCCTGGAACGTCGCCGACATCGGCGACATGGCGCTCGCGCCGTGCCACACCATGTTCCAGTTCTACGTCGCCCCGTCCGCCACCGGTCCCGGCCGGCTCAGCTGCCAGCTCTACCAGCGCAGTGGGGACGTCTTCCTCGGCGTGCCGTTCAACATCGCCTCCTACGCGCTGCTGACCCACATGGTCGCGCAGGTCACCGGCCTGGAGGTCGGCGACTTCGTGCACACCCTCGGTGACGCTCACCTCTACCTCAACCACCTGGACCAGGCGCGCCTGCAGCTGACCCGCGAGCCCCGACCGCTGCCGCGCCTCGAGCTGGACCGCGCGGTGACCGAGCTGGACGCCTTCGACCTGGAGCACATCTCGGTGCACGGGTACGACCCGCACCCGGGCATCAAGGCGCCGATCGCGGTCTAG
- a CDS encoding GNAT family N-acetyltransferase, which yields MTVRAATPDDVPAILALIHELAVYEREPDAVRTTEADLGRALFPADGPAAAFCHVALDGEVVVGIAVWFLSFSTWTGRHGIWLEDLFVSPAHRGRGLGKELLRTLAEICLARGYTRLEWWVLDWNAPSIAFYQALGAVAQDEWTTYRLDGEALSVLGGSPGRAPRPS from the coding sequence ATGACCGTGCGCGCCGCGACCCCCGACGACGTACCGGCGATCCTCGCGCTGATCCACGAGCTCGCGGTCTACGAGCGCGAGCCGGACGCGGTGCGGACGACCGAGGCGGACCTGGGGCGGGCGCTGTTCCCCGCCGACGGACCCGCCGCAGCGTTCTGCCACGTCGCCCTGGACGGCGAGGTCGTGGTGGGCATCGCGGTGTGGTTCCTGAGCTTCTCGACCTGGACCGGTCGGCACGGCATCTGGCTCGAGGACCTCTTCGTCAGCCCCGCGCACCGGGGTCGTGGCCTGGGCAAGGAGCTGCTGCGCACCCTGGCCGAGATCTGCCTGGCCCGGGGCTACACCAGGCTGGAGTGGTGGGTGCTGGACTGGAACGCCCCCTCCATCGCCTTCTACCAGGCACTGGGGGCGGTCGCCCAGGACGAGTGGACGACCTACCGCCTCGACGGCGAGGCGCTGTCGGTCCTGGGAGGGAGCCCGGGGCGGGCTCCCCGGCCGTCGTGA
- the lpdA gene encoding dihydrolipoyl dehydrogenase produces the protein MAAAEFDVLVLGAGSGGYSCALRAAQLGLSVGLVEKDLLGGTCLHVGCIPTKALLHSAEVADSARDGARFGVRTTFEGIDMTAVNAYKDGVVRRLHKGLTGLVASRDITVIQGEGRMTGPREVTVDGTAYSGRHLVLASGSYSRSLPGLDVDGDRVISSEHALALDRVPASVIVLGGGVIGCEFASVWRSFGAEVTILEALPRLLAAEDASSSAALERAFRKRGIGFRTGTPFQSVKTTDQGVAVTVEGGEVLEADLLLVAVGRGPATEGLGCAEQGVAMDRGFVTTDDRCRTSLEGVFAVGDIVPGLQLAHRGFAQGIFVAEEIAGLDPAPIDETGIPRVTYSHPEVASCGLDEDAANERFGVDQITTVTYDLGGNGKSQILGTQGFVKLVARKDGPVVGIHLVGDRVGELIGEAQLIYNWEGHAADLAPLLHAHPTQNEAIGEAHLALAGKPLHAHS, from the coding sequence GTGGCCGCGGCCGAATTCGACGTTCTCGTCCTCGGGGCGGGATCCGGCGGATACTCCTGCGCGCTGCGCGCGGCCCAGCTCGGGTTGAGCGTCGGCCTGGTCGAGAAGGACCTGCTCGGCGGCACCTGCCTGCACGTGGGCTGCATCCCCACCAAGGCCCTGCTGCACTCCGCCGAGGTCGCCGACTCCGCCCGGGACGGCGCCCGGTTCGGGGTGAGGACCACGTTCGAGGGCATCGACATGACGGCGGTGAACGCCTACAAGGACGGCGTCGTGCGCCGGCTGCACAAGGGCCTCACCGGACTGGTCGCCAGCCGCGACATCACGGTGATCCAGGGCGAGGGCCGGATGACCGGACCGCGCGAGGTCACCGTCGACGGCACCGCGTACTCCGGGCGACACCTCGTCCTGGCCTCCGGGTCGTACTCGCGGTCGCTGCCCGGCCTCGACGTCGACGGGGACCGGGTCATCAGCTCCGAGCACGCGCTGGCACTGGACCGGGTCCCGGCCTCGGTCATCGTGCTGGGCGGCGGCGTCATCGGGTGCGAGTTCGCCAGCGTCTGGCGCAGCTTCGGCGCCGAGGTGACCATCCTGGAGGCTCTCCCCCGACTCCTGGCCGCCGAGGACGCCTCGTCGTCCGCGGCGCTGGAGCGGGCCTTCCGCAAGCGCGGCATCGGCTTCCGCACCGGCACCCCGTTCCAGAGCGTCAAGACCACCGACCAGGGGGTCGCCGTCACCGTGGAGGGTGGGGAGGTCCTGGAGGCCGACCTGCTGCTGGTCGCCGTGGGACGCGGTCCTGCCACCGAGGGGCTGGGCTGTGCCGAGCAGGGCGTGGCCATGGACCGCGGCTTCGTGACCACCGACGACCGGTGCCGCACCAGCCTCGAGGGCGTGTTCGCGGTCGGCGACATCGTGCCCGGCCTGCAGCTGGCGCACCGGGGCTTCGCCCAGGGCATCTTCGTCGCCGAGGAGATCGCCGGGCTGGACCCGGCCCCCATCGACGAGACCGGGATCCCGCGCGTCACCTACAGCCACCCCGAGGTCGCCTCGTGCGGTCTCGACGAGGACGCGGCGAACGAGAGGTTCGGCGTCGACCAGATCACCACGGTGACCTACGACCTGGGGGGCAACGGCAAGAGCCAGATCCTGGGCACCCAGGGCTTCGTGAAGCTCGTGGCCCGCAAGGACGGCCCCGTGGTGGGCATCCACCTGGTCGGGGACCGCGTGGGCGAGCTCATCGGCGAGGCGCAGCTGATCTACAACTGGGAGGGCCACGCCGCCGACCTGGCGCCCCTCCTGCATGCCCACCCCACCCAGAACGAGGCGATCGGCGAGGCTCACCTGGCTCTCGCCGGCAAGCCCCTGCACGCCCACTCCTGA
- the lipB gene encoding lipoyl(octanoyl) transferase LipB produces the protein MSFELQVAGFGEDAVEYLAAWDLQREVHAAVADGERADTVLLLEHPPVFTAGKRTDPHERPADPGGAAVIDVDRGGKITFHGPGQLVGYPIVRLPDHVKVVDYVRRVEEALIQVCADLGVATARIPGRSGVWLRADPPGPASQGRPERKIAALGIRVSRGVTMHGFSLNCDVDLGWYGRFVPCGIADAGVTSLSAELGRPVSVTDVVPLVERHLRTYLDWTDYAPTPDYDPRPEPGRTPRIQLVVPSAARP, from the coding sequence ATGAGCTTCGAACTCCAGGTGGCCGGATTCGGGGAGGACGCGGTCGAGTACCTGGCGGCCTGGGACCTCCAGCGTGAGGTGCACGCTGCCGTGGCGGACGGAGAGCGGGCCGACACCGTGCTGCTGCTGGAGCACCCGCCGGTCTTCACGGCCGGCAAGCGCACCGACCCGCACGAACGCCCGGCGGACCCCGGCGGCGCCGCGGTCATCGACGTCGACCGCGGCGGCAAGATCACCTTCCACGGCCCCGGCCAGCTGGTGGGCTACCCCATCGTCCGGCTGCCCGACCACGTCAAGGTGGTCGACTACGTGCGCCGGGTCGAGGAGGCCCTCATCCAGGTGTGCGCCGACCTCGGCGTCGCCACCGCCCGCATCCCCGGGCGCAGCGGGGTCTGGCTGCGGGCCGACCCGCCCGGTCCTGCTTCCCAGGGGCGTCCCGAGCGCAAGATCGCGGCCCTCGGGATCCGCGTCAGCCGGGGGGTGACGATGCACGGCTTCTCGCTCAACTGCGACGTCGACCTGGGGTGGTACGGCCGGTTCGTGCCGTGCGGGATCGCCGACGCCGGGGTGACCTCGCTGAGCGCCGAGCTGGGCCGTCCGGTGAGCGTCACCGACGTGGTCCCGCTGGTCGAGCGCCACCTGCGGACCTATCTCGACTGGACCGACTACGCCCCCACTCCCGACTACGATCCGCGTCCGGAGCCCGGACGCACCCCCCGGATCCAGCTGGTGGTCCCGAGCGCCGCTCGCCCGTGA
- a CDS encoding SGNH hydrolase domain-containing protein yields the protein MRNRVGAALIALALLGTLQACTADDKDDRDEPTPITAVETPVSLSDLPTGERVVEDVAAAAETSQVPAGLDPPLPWIATLGTLQPAEQRCVAPYAATQLESPCVVGDPEATKEIVLWGDSHAAQWMPALTQIAAQTGRSLRVMVKYGCPPLLGLTPWLPAEDRPYTECTEFNGAAVEMIREVDPELVVLSGAVRGSSFVVDGEQVELGRAAPGNGWRLDADRDEIWQQGLASSLDEIGDESRVVVLGDTPYPGVDAGVCLPANSERLGRCAVPRSRAVISEHNEAEAATATEHGAEHVDPTSWVCTEQTCPAVVAGRVVYWDSFHLGRSYVLGLSRALGESLDLLE from the coding sequence ATGAGGAATCGGGTCGGCGCTGCCCTGATCGCACTGGCGTTGCTGGGGACGCTGCAGGCGTGCACGGCGGACGACAAGGACGACAGGGACGAGCCCACGCCGATCACCGCGGTGGAGACCCCCGTGTCGCTGAGCGACCTGCCCACGGGGGAGCGGGTGGTCGAGGACGTCGCCGCCGCCGCCGAGACGTCGCAGGTCCCGGCCGGCCTCGATCCCCCGCTGCCCTGGATCGCCACGCTCGGCACCCTGCAGCCTGCCGAGCAGCGGTGTGTCGCGCCCTACGCCGCGACGCAGCTCGAGTCTCCCTGCGTGGTGGGCGACCCGGAGGCGACCAAGGAGATCGTGCTGTGGGGTGACTCCCACGCGGCCCAGTGGATGCCGGCACTGACCCAGATCGCGGCACAGACCGGCCGAAGCCTGCGGGTGATGGTGAAGTACGGGTGCCCGCCGCTGCTCGGACTGACCCCGTGGCTGCCCGCGGAGGACCGCCCCTACACCGAGTGCACCGAGTTCAACGGCGCAGCGGTGGAGATGATCCGCGAGGTGGACCCGGAGCTGGTGGTGCTCAGCGGGGCGGTGCGCGGCTCGTCGTTCGTGGTGGACGGCGAGCAGGTGGAGCTCGGCCGCGCAGCCCCGGGCAACGGCTGGCGACTGGATGCGGACCGGGACGAGATCTGGCAGCAGGGACTCGCCTCCTCCCTGGACGAGATCGGCGACGAGAGCCGGGTGGTGGTCCTGGGGGACACGCCGTACCCCGGGGTGGACGCAGGCGTCTGCCTGCCGGCCAACAGCGAGCGGCTGGGGCGATGTGCGGTGCCTCGGAGCCGGGCGGTCATCTCCGAGCACAACGAGGCCGAGGCCGCCACCGCCACCGAGCACGGCGCCGAGCACGTCGACCCGACGAGCTGGGTCTGCACGGAGCAGACGTGTCCTGCTGTGGTTGCCGGCCGGGTCGTCTACTGGGACAGCTTCCACCTGGGACGCAGCTATGTCCTGGGCCTCAGCCGGGCGCTGGGCGAGTCGCTGGATCTCCTCGAGTGA
- the sucB gene encoding 2-oxoglutarate dehydrogenase, E2 component, dihydrolipoamide succinyltransferase — protein sequence MASEVTLPALGESVTEGTVTRWLKQVGDAVAVDEPLLEVSTDKVDTEIPSPVAGTLLEIRAAEDDTVEVGAVLAVVGEEGEGAGGQEESAPAEEPAAEQAPAQQEEPKQEEAPAQQEEAQQEEAAPAEQAPAAQESSSQGGDSTAVVLPALGESVTEGTVTRWLKQVGDTVAVDEPLLEVSTDKVDTEIPSPVAGTLLEVKVAEDETVEVGAELAIIGSGAPTQSAPAESAPAESAPAEEPAAPAEQQPVAEQEAPAAQQTEAPARQEQPAQQAAPAQTEQAPSQPDSAPAPAGRNDDQSTYVTPLVRKMAAEHGVDLSTVTGTGVGGRIRKQDVLDAAAPKAAPAAAPAPESAPAASQPAPAASPLRGRTEPLTRLRKVIAQRMVESLQVSAQLTTVVEVDVTAISRLRDSVKADFAAREGVKLSFLPFFAKAAIDALKAHPSLNATIDTEKGEVTYFDKENLAIAVDTEKGLLTPVIKDAGDLSIAGLARKIGDVADRTRNNKITPDELSGGTFTLTNTGSRGALFDTPIINQPQVAILGTGTVVKRPVVIDDANLGETIAVRQMMFLALTYDHRLVDGADAARFLTEVKERLESGHFDV from the coding sequence ATGGCCTCCGAAGTCACCCTCCCCGCACTCGGCGAATCCGTCACCGAAGGCACCGTCACCCGCTGGCTCAAGCAGGTCGGCGACGCCGTCGCCGTCGACGAGCCCCTCCTCGAGGTCTCCACCGACAAGGTCGACACCGAGATCCCCTCCCCCGTGGCCGGCACGCTGCTGGAGATCCGGGCAGCCGAGGACGACACCGTCGAGGTGGGTGCCGTGCTCGCCGTCGTGGGCGAGGAGGGCGAGGGCGCAGGTGGCCAGGAGGAGTCGGCGCCTGCCGAGGAGCCCGCAGCAGAGCAGGCCCCCGCTCAGCAGGAAGAGCCCAAGCAGGAGGAGGCCCCTGCTCAGCAGGAGGAGGCCCAGCAGGAGGAGGCCGCTCCCGCCGAGCAGGCCCCGGCCGCGCAGGAGTCCTCGTCCCAGGGCGGAGACAGCACCGCAGTGGTCCTGCCCGCGCTGGGTGAGTCCGTCACCGAGGGCACCGTGACGCGCTGGCTCAAGCAGGTCGGCGACACCGTCGCCGTCGACGAGCCCCTGCTCGAGGTCTCCACCGACAAGGTCGACACCGAGATCCCCTCCCCCGTGGCCGGAACCCTGCTGGAGGTCAAGGTCGCCGAGGACGAGACCGTCGAGGTGGGCGCCGAGCTCGCGATCATCGGCTCGGGCGCTCCGACGCAGTCCGCTCCCGCCGAGTCCGCTCCCGCCGAGTCCGCTCCCGCCGAGGAGCCTGCGGCCCCGGCCGAGCAGCAGCCCGTCGCCGAGCAGGAGGCCCCGGCGGCCCAGCAGACCGAGGCACCGGCTCGCCAGGAGCAGCCCGCGCAGCAGGCCGCACCGGCACAGACCGAGCAGGCGCCGAGCCAGCCCGACTCTGCCCCGGCACCGGCGGGCCGCAACGACGACCAGAGCACCTACGTGACGCCCCTGGTCCGCAAGATGGCGGCCGAGCACGGCGTGGACCTGTCGACGGTGACCGGCACCGGGGTGGGCGGTCGGATCCGCAAGCAGGACGTCCTCGACGCCGCCGCACCGAAGGCCGCCCCGGCCGCCGCCCCGGCGCCGGAGTCCGCCCCGGCGGCCTCCCAGCCGGCGCCGGCCGCCTCGCCGCTGCGTGGCCGCACCGAGCCGCTCACCCGGCTGCGCAAGGTGATCGCCCAGCGGATGGTCGAGTCGCTGCAGGTCAGCGCCCAGCTGACCACGGTGGTGGAGGTCGACGTCACGGCGATCTCGCGGCTGCGCGACTCGGTCAAGGCCGACTTCGCCGCCCGCGAGGGGGTCAAGCTCTCCTTCCTCCCGTTCTTCGCCAAGGCGGCCATCGACGCGCTCAAGGCGCACCCGAGCCTCAATGCCACGATCGACACCGAGAAGGGTGAGGTGACCTACTTCGACAAGGAGAACCTCGCGATCGCGGTGGACACCGAGAAGGGCCTGCTCACTCCGGTGATCAAGGATGCCGGCGACCTGTCGATCGCCGGACTGGCCCGCAAGATCGGCGACGTGGCGGACCGGACCCGCAACAACAAGATCACCCCGGACGAGCTGTCGGGCGGCACGTTCACGCTGACGAACACCGGCAGCCGGGGCGCGCTCTTCGACACCCCGATCATCAACCAGCCGCAGGTGGCGATCCTCGGCACCGGGACCGTCGTCAAGCGGCCCGTGGTGATCGACGACGCCAACCTGGGCGAGACGATCGCGGTGCGCCAGATGATGTTCCTGGCGCTGACCTACGACCACCGCCTGGTCGACGGTGCCGACGCCGCGCGCTTCCTCACCGAGGTCAAGGAGCGGTTGGAGTCCGGCCACTTCGACGTCTGA